Proteins from one Deinococcus actinosclerus genomic window:
- a CDS encoding FeoA family protein, which produces MPDVPLDSLAPGQTAHVVALDPAHPLRRRLMELGFVRGAPVTVVRRAPLGDPVELRVGATLLALRADDLRLIRVRA; this is translated from the coding sequence ATGCCGGATGTGCCCCTCGACTCACTGGCGCCCGGTCAGACCGCGCATGTCGTGGCCCTCGACCCCGCCCACCCGCTGCGCCGCCGCCTGATGGAACTGGGCTTCGTGCGGGGCGCGCCCGTCACGGTCGTGCGCCGCGCCCCGCTGGGTGACCCGGTGGAATTGCGCGTCGGCGCGACGCTGCTGGCCCTGCGCGCAGACGACCTGCGTCTGATCCGGGTGCGCGCGTGA